The proteins below are encoded in one region of Eulemur rufifrons isolate Redbay chromosome 2, OSU_ERuf_1, whole genome shotgun sequence:
- the XRCC3 gene encoding DNA repair protein XRCC3, whose translation MDLDLLDLNPRIIAAIKKARLRSVKEILHFSGPDLQRVTALSSLDVRHVLRAASLHLRGGGVLTALHLHQQKERFPEQHQRLSLGCPVLDGLLHGGLPLAGITELAGRSSAGKTQLALQLCLAVQFPRRYGGLEAGAVYICTEDAFPDRRLQQLIALQQRLRADVPGEVVRRIRFGSQIFVEHAADVDTLLECVSEKVPILLSRGMARLVVIDSVAAPFRCEFDGQASAPRARRLQSLGATLHRLSCAFQSPVLCINQVTEVVQEPGGVPRPPGSWDEHICPALGIAWADQLLVRLMADRLRDEEPTLGPASRTLRVLFAPHLPSSSCSYTVNEEGVRGMPGTESR comes from the exons ATGGATTTGGATCTGTTGGACCTGAACCCCAGAATTATTGCTGCAATTAAGAAAG CCAGACTGAGGTCAGTGAAGGAGATCCTGCACTTCTCTGGACCAGACCTGCAGAGAGTGACCGCGCTCTCCAGCCTCGACGTCCGGCACGTGCTGAGAGCGGCCTCCTTACACCTGCGGGGAGGCGGCGTCCTCACAG CGCTGCACCTGCACCAGCAGAAGGAGAGGTTCCCCGAGCAGCACCAGCGCCTGAGCCTTGGCTGCCCGGTCCTGGACGGGCTCCTCCACGGCGGCCTGCCCCTGGCGGGCATCACCGAGCTGGCCGGCCGCAGCTCTGCGGGGAAGACCCAGCTGGCGCTGCAGCTCTGCCTGGCCGTGCAGTTCCCGCGGCGGTATGGAGGCCTGGAGGCCG GGGCCGTCTACATCTGCACGGAGGACGCCTTCCCGGACAGGCGGCTGCAGCAGCTCATCGCCCTGCAGCAGCGGCTGCGCGCGGACGTTCCCGGGGAGGTGGTCCGCAGGATCCGGTTTGGCAGCCAGATCTTCGTGGAGCACGCGGCTGACGTG GACACCTTGTTGGAGTGTGTGAGTGAGAAGGTCCCCATCCTGCTGTCTCGGGGCATGGCCCGCCTGGTGGTCATCGATTCGGTGGCAGCTCCGTTCCGCTGTGAGTTTGATGGCCAGGCCTCGGCCCCCAGGGCCAGGCGTCTGCAGTCGCTGGGGGCCACACTGCACCGGCTGAGCTGCGCCTTCCAGAGCCCTGTGCTGTGCATCAATCAG GTGACGGAGGTGGTGCAGGAGCCGGGTGGGGTGCCCAGGCCGCCAGG CTCCTGGGACGAGCACATCTGTCCGGCCCTCGGCATCGCTTGGGCCGACCAGCTCCTCGTGAGACTGATGGCAGACCGGCTCCGGGACGAGGAGCCCACCCTTGGCCCAGCCAGCCGGACCCTACGGGTGCTCTTTGCCCCCCACCTGCCTTCCTCCTCATGTTCCTACACGGTCAACGAGGAAGGTGTGCGAGGGATGCCTGGGACCGAGTCCCGCTGA
- the ZFYVE21 gene encoding zinc finger FYVE domain-containing protein 21 isoform X2 has product MSSGVAARRDAKKLVRSPSGLRMVPEHRAFGSPFGLEEPQWVPDKECPRCMQCDAKFDFITRKHHCRRCGKCFCDRCCSQKVSLRRMCFVDPVRQCAECALVSHKEAEFYDKQLKVLLSGATFLVTFGNSEKSETMVCRLSNNQRYLFLDGDGHYEIEIAHVSAVQLLTDGFPPAGGNMRATGMCLQYTVPGAEGVAQLQLTAGEDANASRRQAAAWLVAMHKAAKLLYESRDQ; this is encoded by the exons ATGTCCTCGGGGGTGGCCGCGCGGCGCGACGCCAAGAAGCTGGTGCGCTCCCCCAGCGGGCTGCGCATGGTGCCTGAGCACCGCGCCTTCGGGAGCCCGTTCGGCCTGGAGGAGCCGCAGTGGGTCCCGGACAAGGAG TGTCCCAGATGTATGCAGTGTGATGCCAAATTCGACTTTATCACCAGAAAG CACCACTGTCGCCGCTGCGGGAAGTGCTTCTGCGACAGGTGCTGCAGCCAGAAGGTGTCCCTGCGGCGCATGTGCTTCGTGGACCCCGTGCGGCAGTGTGCCGAGTGCGCCCTGGTGTCCCACAAGGAGGCCGAGTTCTACGACAAGCAGCTCAAAGTGCTCCTGAGTG GAGCCACCTTCCTCGTAACTTTTGGAAACTCAGAGAAATCTGAAACCATGGTTTGTCGTCTTTCCAACAACCAGAG ATACTTGTTTCTGGACGGAGACGGCCACTATGAGATCGAGATTGCACACGTTTCAGCCGTGCAGCTCCTCACGGACGGCTTTCCTCCAGCAG GAGGCAACATGCGTGCCACGGGCATGTGTCTGCAGTACACCGTGCCGGGGGCCGAGGGCGTGGCCCAGCTGCAGCTGACAGCCGGGGAGGACGCGAACGCCAGCCGGAGACAGGCGGCCGCGTGGCTGGTGGCCATGCACAAG GCTGCTAAGCTCCTCTATGAATCTCGGGACCAGTGA
- the ZFYVE21 gene encoding zinc finger FYVE domain-containing protein 21 isoform X1: protein MSSGVAARRDAKKLVRSPSGLRMVPEHRAFGSPFGLEEPQWVPDKECPRCMQCDAKFDFITRKHHCRRCGKCFCDRCCSQKVSLRRMCFVDPVRQCAECALVSHKEAEFYDKQLKVLLSGATFLVTFGNSEKSETMVCRLSNNQRYLFLDGDGHYEIEIAHVSAVQLLTDGFPPAERDIRAYTGLGRSLPASEGGNMRATGMCLQYTVPGAEGVAQLQLTAGEDANASRRQAAAWLVAMHKAAKLLYESRDQ from the exons ATGTCCTCGGGGGTGGCCGCGCGGCGCGACGCCAAGAAGCTGGTGCGCTCCCCCAGCGGGCTGCGCATGGTGCCTGAGCACCGCGCCTTCGGGAGCCCGTTCGGCCTGGAGGAGCCGCAGTGGGTCCCGGACAAGGAG TGTCCCAGATGTATGCAGTGTGATGCCAAATTCGACTTTATCACCAGAAAG CACCACTGTCGCCGCTGCGGGAAGTGCTTCTGCGACAGGTGCTGCAGCCAGAAGGTGTCCCTGCGGCGCATGTGCTTCGTGGACCCCGTGCGGCAGTGTGCCGAGTGCGCCCTGGTGTCCCACAAGGAGGCCGAGTTCTACGACAAGCAGCTCAAAGTGCTCCTGAGTG GAGCCACCTTCCTCGTAACTTTTGGAAACTCAGAGAAATCTGAAACCATGGTTTGTCGTCTTTCCAACAACCAGAG ATACTTGTTTCTGGACGGAGACGGCCACTATGAGATCGAGATTGCACACGTTTCAGCCGTGCAGCTCCTCACGGACGGCTTTCCTCCAGCAG AAAGAGACATTCGCGCCTACACCGGCCTCGGGCGGAGCCTGCCGGCCTCTGAAG GAGGCAACATGCGTGCCACGGGCATGTGTCTGCAGTACACCGTGCCGGGGGCCGAGGGCGTGGCCCAGCTGCAGCTGACAGCCGGGGAGGACGCGAACGCCAGCCGGAGACAGGCGGCCGCGTGGCTGGTGGCCATGCACAAG GCTGCTAAGCTCCTCTATGAATCTCGGGACCAGTGA